The stretch of DNA GCACCCTGCGCGCCCTCAATCCCTCGCCGTACATGTTCCATCTGCAGCTCGACGGCCTCGAGCTCGTGGGCAGTTCGCCCGAGATGATGCTGCGGGTGGCCGATGGCCGCCTGACCGTGCGCCCCATTGCGGGCACGCGGCCACGCGGACGCACCCCAGAGGAAGACCGTGCGTTGTCGGCCGAACTGTTGGCCGACGAAAAGGAGCGCGCCGAACATGTCATGCTGGTGGATCTGGGCCGCAATGACGTGGGGCGGCTCGCCCAATTCGGCACGGTGGAGGTCACCGACCTCATGGTGGTGGAGAAGTACTCGCACGTTTTCCACATCGTCAGCCAGGTGGAAGGGCAATTGCCCGAAGGCGCGAGCGCACTCGACGCCTTCCGCGCCGTTTTCCCGGCGGGCACCATGACCGGTGCACCCAAGGTGCGGGCCATGGAGATCATCGACGAACTCGAACCCGAGCGCCGCGGTGCCTACGCGGGCGCGCTTGGTGTGATCGGTGCCGGTGACACACGCATGGACCTCGCCATCACCATTCGCACCTGCGTCATCGCAAACGGTGTGGCCTCGGTGCAGTCGGGTGCCGGCATCGTGCACGACTCGGTGCCGGAGAAGGAGTGGGAGGAGTGCGACAACAAGGCCCGCGCCATGCTCACGGCCATCGGTCGGGCTCGGCGCGCCGGCCCCTTGCCATCCGCCACGTAATCGGCGCAGCACGTGCCCCTGCTGCTCGTCTCCACGGCCGGTGATCGGCGCTTCTCCCTTTCGGGTCGCGCCTCACTCATTGTGGGCCGCGATCCGGTCTGCGACCTGCCGGTGCTGCATCCGGCCGTGTCGCGTCGCCATGCGGAGGTGCAGGCCGACGAAACGCAGGATGTGTTGTCCATTGTCGATCTCGCCTCCCGCAACGGCACCTGGATCAATGGCGCGCGCATCAGTCGTGCCATGGCCAGCGTCGGTGACACGGTGGCGTTTGGCACCGTGACCTTCACCGTGCAGCGTGCAGAGGTCGTACCGCTGCGGCCCACGCCGTCGCTGTCGAGTGTCGACCCCGGCAGCACCTTGCTGCGTGAGCGGCTGGTGCCCTCACGGGATCAGGCGCTGGCCGATGTGGCAGCCGCCACCGATCGGGCCACCGCGCGCCTCACCCAATTGGTGCAGATCGCGCAGCGTCTGGGCACCTTCGGTGAACTGGACGGTCTCCTCGACGCCATCGCCGCCGATCTCTTCGACACCTTCGACGCCGATCGCGTGGCCGTGCTGCTCACCGGCCCCTCCGGTGAACTCGACACACGCATTGCGCGGGATCGTCACGGCGCGATCGCGCGCCCCGTGCCGCGCGCCATTGCGCACGGTGTGGCCGAGCGGCAGGTGGCCCTGCTCACCAACGACGCCGGTACCGATGTCCGCACCGCTGGGGAGTCGGTCCTGCAGCAGGCCGTCAAGTCGGCCATGGCCGCGCCGCTGCTCGGCGAGGGACGCAGTACGCTGGGTGTGTTGTACGTGGACCATCTGCGTGACCGCGATGTCTTCAACGACGACGACCTGGCCTTTCTGGTGGCCTTCGCCGGTATTGCCGCGGCGGCCGTGGAGCGGGAGACAACGGCCGAGCAGTTGGTGCAGGCCGAGCGTGTGCGGGAAAACTTCGAGCGCTATTTCAGTCCCCAACTCGCGCAGCGCATTGCTGCGCACACGACCCGCGTGGTGCCGGGTGGTGAACGTCGCGATGTCGTGGTGCTCTTCAGCGACATCCGCGGCTTCACCGCCATTGCGGAAGCCATGCCGGCCACGCAGATGGCCGCGCAGCTCAACGAGTACTTCACCGCCATGGTGGACTGCGTGTTCCGCTATGGTGGTGCGCTCGACAAGTTCATCGGCGACGCCATCATGGCCTACTGGGGTGCCCCCGATGCCGACGACGACGCGCTGGCGCACGCCATCACCGCGGCCGAGGACATGCAGCGCCATCTCGCGTTGCTCAACGCGCGATGGAAACGCGAAGGACGTCCCACCTGGTCGGTGGGCATCGGCATTCATGCCGGCGACGCGTTTGTGGGCAACGTGGGATCGCCGCGTCGCCTCGAGTACACACTCATCGGCGACACGGTGAATGTGGCGAGCCGCCTCTGCAGTCTCGCGCCCGGTGGGGAGATTTTAGTCAGCGA from Gemmatimonas sp. UBA7669 encodes:
- a CDS encoding adenylate/guanylate cyclase domain-containing protein → MPLLLVSTAGDRRFSLSGRASLIVGRDPVCDLPVLHPAVSRRHAEVQADETQDVLSIVDLASRNGTWINGARISRAMASVGDTVAFGTVTFTVQRAEVVPLRPTPSLSSVDPGSTLLRERLVPSRDQALADVAAATDRATARLTQLVQIAQRLGTFGELDGLLDAIAADLFDTFDADRVAVLLTGPSGELDTRIARDRHGAIARPVPRAIAHGVAERQVALLTNDAGTDVRTAGESVLQQAVKSAMAAPLLGEGRSTLGVLYVDHLRDRDVFNDDDLAFLVAFAGIAAAAVERETTAEQLVQAERVRENFERYFSPQLAQRIAAHTTRVVPGGERRDVVVLFSDIRGFTAIAEAMPATQMAAQLNEYFTAMVDCVFRYGGALDKFIGDAIMAYWGAPDADDDALAHAITAAEDMQRHLALLNARWKREGRPTWSVGIGIHAGDAFVGNVGSPRRLEYTLIGDTVNVASRLCSLAPGGEILVSEHVALALAPMGRQASSAPELRYARRDGGDCAAWRLHPPGGEDAPA